Proteins from a single region of Candidatus Hinthialibacter antarcticus:
- a CDS encoding sigma-54 dependent transcriptional regulator, whose translation MPQTKLLVIDDEVGIQNLLFRVLKGEGFDVRTAGSGEEGVALAQDDVPDLVLCDIKMPGMDGIETLAKLKEISESIEAIMLTAHSTVESAVSAMKLGAADYLKKPFDVEELKIIINKCLGVADLKKENKHLREAAGLRYGLDTIIGSDGKMQEIFELIKTVAPTPSTVLIQGESGTGKELIAGAIHYHSSRRHKRFIKVNCAAISEELLESELFGHEKGSFTGAIRSNEGKFVLADGGSILLDEVSEMSPKLQAKLLRVLQEKEVDKVGGREPVSVDVRVMATTNRNLHDSIEKGEFREDLYYRLNVVTIEFPPLRERKGDILELANHFIQQYNQQMNKKISGAVPEVEQALIRYNWPGNVRQLQNCLERAVVLCKTPMIQIQHLSADVVSNSVGDSAAPVNTMEVGLTVAEMEKQLIFKTLEHTQNNRTRAAEILGISIRTLRNKLNEYKKTGDAPVMMQTGS comes from the coding sequence ATGCCGCAAACGAAACTGTTAGTCATTGATGATGAAGTGGGCATCCAGAACTTGCTGTTCCGGGTGCTCAAAGGCGAAGGGTTTGACGTCCGTACGGCGGGCAGCGGCGAAGAAGGCGTCGCCCTGGCCCAAGACGACGTCCCCGACCTGGTATTGTGCGACATAAAAATGCCCGGCATGGACGGCATCGAAACGCTGGCCAAACTCAAAGAGATATCTGAAAGCATTGAAGCGATCATGTTAACGGCGCACTCCACCGTCGAAAGCGCGGTTTCCGCGATGAAACTGGGCGCCGCTGATTATTTAAAAAAGCCGTTTGACGTCGAAGAATTAAAAATCATCATCAATAAATGCCTTGGAGTCGCCGATCTTAAAAAGGAAAACAAACATCTGCGCGAAGCGGCGGGCCTACGTTATGGGTTGGATACCATCATCGGCTCCGACGGAAAAATGCAGGAAATTTTTGAATTGATTAAAACCGTCGCGCCGACCCCCAGCACCGTCTTGATTCAAGGAGAGAGCGGGACCGGTAAAGAACTGATCGCGGGCGCGATTCATTATCACAGTTCTCGGCGGCACAAACGCTTTATCAAAGTGAACTGCGCGGCCATTTCAGAAGAATTGCTCGAAAGCGAACTGTTCGGGCACGAGAAAGGCTCGTTTACCGGGGCGATCCGCTCGAATGAGGGGAAATTCGTCCTGGCTGACGGCGGCTCAATTTTGCTGGACGAAGTGTCGGAAATGAGCCCCAAATTGCAAGCGAAGTTGCTGCGCGTTTTGCAAGAGAAAGAAGTTGACAAAGTGGGCGGACGCGAGCCGGTTTCGGTTGACGTACGGGTCATGGCGACCACCAACCGCAACTTGCACGATTCCATCGAAAAAGGCGAGTTTCGTGAGGACCTCTATTACCGCCTCAATGTCGTCACGATTGAGTTCCCGCCCTTGAGAGAGAGAAAAGGCGACATTTTAGAATTGGCAAATCATTTTATTCAGCAATACAATCAGCAGATGAACAAAAAGATCAGCGGGGCCGTTCCCGAAGTTGAACAGGCGTTAATCCGGTATAACTGGCCGGGCAACGTACGGCAACTGCAAAATTGTTTGGAGCGCGCTGTGGTTTTATGCAAAACGCCGATGATTCAAATTCAACATTTATCTGCCGACGTCGTCTCGAACAGCGTCGGAGATTCGGCGGCGCCCGTTAACACGATGGAAGTCGGGCTGACTGTGGCGGAAATGGAAAAGCAGCTGATTTTCAAAACGCTTGAGCATACGCAAAACAATCGCACCCGGGCGGCGGAAATTTTAGGCATCAGCATTCGAACGTTACGAAATAAACTGAACGAATACAAAAAGACTGGCGACGCGCCGGTCATGATGCAAACCGGTTCATAA
- a CDS encoding ATP-binding protein, which yields MKQDFLQDHAAVGVESGSIDVDALKQLYAQYNQNTEKLRLAFERLEQRFREIDPYNIYNSITEALITLDKDENILTCNRAAERLFEIESRTASGQSFREFLPICAPAFADYLAHSIQEGRCELHFANTHGEPVYARGRFSPLLDRKGEAIGYTCLFTDYSVERLLEEQARRQDRLTALGELAAGVAHEMRNPLTTIRGYLQILPSNKDDEEFITEFSDNLIREIDRLSRLTDNLLNMAKPISPEQQTVTLHETVQSVATFLADKLDDSGVKIEIADSDARATIRVDVDRIKQVFINLFVNAAEAMSSGGTVQVRFSQKEERLAPDAPLKPFVVAEVADNGPGIPKNIIDRLFDPFFTTKSSGTGLGLSLTNRIVEEHGGFIRVESTIGDGARFWVFLPAADETIEGT from the coding sequence GTGAAGCAAGATTTTCTGCAGGACCATGCAGCCGTAGGCGTGGAAAGCGGGTCTATTGATGTAGACGCGCTCAAGCAACTCTATGCCCAATATAACCAAAATACCGAAAAACTGCGGCTTGCCTTTGAACGTCTCGAACAACGCTTTCGTGAGATTGATCCCTACAATATCTATAATTCCATCACCGAAGCCTTAATCACTCTGGATAAAGATGAAAACATCCTGACTTGCAATCGCGCAGCAGAACGCCTATTCGAAATCGAATCGCGCACCGCCTCAGGACAATCCTTTCGCGAATTTCTGCCGATTTGCGCGCCGGCCTTCGCCGACTATCTCGCCCATTCGATTCAAGAGGGGCGTTGCGAGTTGCATTTCGCCAATACCCATGGCGAGCCGGTCTATGCGCGGGGGCGCTTCTCTCCCCTGTTAGACCGAAAAGGCGAGGCGATTGGCTATACGTGCCTGTTCACAGACTACAGCGTGGAGCGCCTGTTAGAAGAACAAGCGCGACGCCAAGACCGCCTGACCGCATTGGGCGAACTGGCGGCGGGCGTCGCCCACGAAATGCGCAACCCGCTGACCACCATTCGCGGCTATTTGCAGATTCTCCCCTCAAATAAAGATGACGAAGAATTCATCACGGAATTTTCAGATAATTTGATTCGAGAAATTGACCGCCTGAGCCGCCTGACCGACAATTTGCTCAATATGGCGAAGCCGATTTCTCCTGAACAGCAAACGGTTACGCTGCATGAGACCGTGCAATCCGTCGCGACCTTTTTAGCGGACAAACTGGACGACTCCGGCGTTAAAATTGAGATCGCAGACAGCGACGCCCGCGCCACGATTCGGGTTGACGTTGACCGCATCAAACAGGTGTTCATCAACCTGTTCGTCAACGCTGCGGAGGCGATGAGTAGCGGTGGGACAGTTCAAGTCCGGTTCTCGCAAAAAGAAGAGCGCCTTGCGCCGGACGCGCCGCTGAAACCGTTTGTCGTCGCCGAAGTCGCTGACAACGGCCCGGGGATCCCCAAAAATATCATCGACCGTTTGTTTGACCCGTTTTTCACGACCAAGAGTTCGGGAACCGGGTTAGGTCTATCATTAACCAATCGTATTGTTGAAGAGCACGGCGGGTTTATTCGAGTGGAAAGCACAATCGGCGACGGCGCCCGCTTTTGGGTATTTTTGCCAGCCGCCGATGAAACCATTGAGGGAACATAA